The proteins below come from a single Halobacillus salinarum genomic window:
- the dapD gene encoding 2,3,4,5-tetrahydropyridine-2,6-dicarboxylate N-acetyltransferase, whose product MKQMDANEIISFISNSEKSTPVKVYLKGKLENLDFGEDVQDFISGNSGVIFGEWKVIQPLLEKYSSSIEDYVLENDRRNSAIPLLDLKKVNARIEPGAVIRDQVEIGDGAVIMLGAMINIGSVVGEGTMIDMNVVLGGRATVGKNCHIGAGSVLAGVIEPPSAKPVVVEDGVVVGANAVILEGVTVGEGSVVAAGAIVTEDVPPNTLVAGTPAKVIKNIDDQTKSKTEIKQELRKLDN is encoded by the coding sequence ATGAAACAAATGGACGCAAATGAGATCATCTCATTTATTTCAAATAGTGAAAAATCTACTCCGGTTAAGGTTTATTTAAAAGGTAAATTAGAGAATCTTGATTTCGGTGAAGATGTTCAGGACTTTATTTCTGGGAACAGCGGTGTTATTTTCGGGGAGTGGAAAGTGATTCAGCCCTTACTTGAGAAATACAGCAGCAGTATTGAAGATTATGTCCTTGAAAATGACCGCCGTAATTCTGCTATTCCATTACTGGACTTGAAAAAGGTAAATGCACGTATTGAACCGGGTGCCGTAATCAGGGATCAAGTCGAAATTGGCGACGGTGCTGTCATTATGCTCGGAGCTATGATTAACATTGGTTCTGTCGTAGGAGAAGGAACGATGATTGACATGAATGTGGTCCTTGGTGGCAGAGCTACAGTTGGGAAAAATTGTCACATCGGAGCGGGTTCCGTTCTCGCAGGTGTAATAGAACCGCCTTCTGCTAAACCTGTCGTGGTGGAAGATGGCGTTGTTGTAGGTGCGAATGCGGTTATTCTTGAAGGCGTAACAGTTGGTGAAGGATCAGTTGTCGCGGCAGGAGCGATCGTTACAGAAGATGTACCTCCTAATACTCTGGTTGCAGGAACGCCGGCTAAGGT
- a CDS encoding MDR family MFS transporter codes for MNQSHPTLKRGFILVSIMLAMFLAAIEATIVSTAMPSIVADLGGFSLYSWVFSAYLLTNAATVLIFGRLADVFGRKPIFLLGISLFLIGSVICGFAGSMVVLICARLIQGLGAGALMPIASTIVGDIYTKEERSKIQGYLSSVWGISAVTGPALGGFFVDVLSWPFVFWMNIPLGFLAILGIMIFFKEDVAKEKVELDMKGSLWAFIAVSTLMVILVEGGVRIAWGTYLMLFLLFVLVISLVLFIRQEFKAHAPMMPFYIWKYPAIKYANLTSLTTGMILIGVSSYLPAFVQGVMGKSAIIAGFTLTTMSIGWPISSTIAGRLILSIGYRSTSILGGVSLIIGGALFSLLSPERGPWFAAVGSLFIGIGMGLTSTSFIVSVQNAVEWKTRGIATATMMFMRTIGSAVGAALLGGILNNRIDHLLDESSLSKKVTVDSANQLLTENGRKELGAQASHVLREGLTTGLHLIYIGILVLAAVSFLFILLLPRKET; via the coding sequence ATGAATCAAAGTCATCCCACTCTAAAGCGTGGATTTATATTAGTTTCCATTATGCTGGCTATGTTTCTCGCAGCCATTGAAGCCACAATTGTTTCTACAGCTATGCCGAGCATAGTCGCTGATCTAGGTGGTTTCAGCTTGTACAGCTGGGTTTTCTCCGCTTATTTATTAACCAATGCCGCAACTGTTCTCATCTTCGGAAGACTGGCAGATGTTTTTGGAAGAAAACCGATTTTCCTGCTTGGAATAAGCCTTTTTTTAATAGGTTCTGTTATTTGCGGGTTCGCTGGTTCCATGGTTGTACTTATCTGCGCGAGATTAATTCAGGGACTAGGGGCAGGAGCCTTGATGCCTATCGCCTCGACAATAGTCGGCGATATTTACACAAAAGAAGAGCGGTCAAAAATTCAAGGATACCTTTCGAGTGTATGGGGGATTTCTGCTGTAACCGGCCCAGCCTTGGGCGGTTTTTTTGTAGATGTCCTCAGCTGGCCTTTCGTATTTTGGATGAACATACCTCTCGGCTTCCTGGCTATTCTAGGAATTATGATTTTCTTTAAGGAAGATGTCGCTAAAGAAAAGGTTGAACTGGATATGAAAGGCTCTTTATGGGCTTTTATCGCGGTGAGTACGTTAATGGTAATTCTCGTGGAAGGTGGAGTAAGAATTGCCTGGGGCACTTATTTGATGTTGTTCCTACTGTTCGTGCTGGTTATAAGTCTCGTGTTGTTTATTAGGCAGGAGTTCAAAGCCCATGCGCCGATGATGCCATTTTATATTTGGAAGTACCCTGCGATTAAATACGCTAACCTCACTTCGTTAACGACTGGAATGATCTTAATTGGTGTGTCCAGTTATCTCCCTGCCTTTGTTCAGGGAGTTATGGGAAAATCCGCCATTATTGCCGGCTTTACGTTGACGACGATGTCGATAGGGTGGCCGATTTCCTCCACGATTGCAGGAAGATTGATTTTATCTATTGGCTACAGATCTACATCCATTTTAGGTGGAGTCTCTTTGATCATTGGAGGAGCGCTTTTCTCTTTACTTTCTCCAGAAAGAGGTCCGTGGTTTGCAGCTGTAGGTTCTTTATTTATCGGCATAGGAATGGGACTCACATCAACGTCTTTCATTGTCTCTGTGCAAAATGCAGTGGAATGGAAAACGAGAGGCATTGCAACCGCAACCATGATGTTTATGAGGACGATAGGTAGTGCAGTTGGTGCAGCCTTGCTTGGCGGCATATTAAACAATAGAATTGATCATTTACTGGATGAGAGCAGTCTTTCAAAGAAAGTTACCGTTGATTCAGCTAACCAGCTGCTCACAGAGAATGGAAGAAAAGAATTAGGCGCCCAGGCTTCACATGTTTTACGCGAAGGGCTGACTACAGGACTTCATCTTATTTACATAGGAATCCTGGTATTGGCGGCTGTAAGTTTTCTATTCATTCTGCTTCTGCCCAGGAAGGAAACGTAA